Proteins encoded together in one Salmo trutta chromosome 3, fSalTru1.1, whole genome shotgun sequence window:
- the LOC115184921 gene encoding retinol dehydrogenase 12 yields MWDEVDPSAPVKCGAVIAVTVICVVLLRKWIAGGVCRSSVQLRGKTVLVTGANTGIGKETCRDMARRGARVVMACRDLTRAARAADEIRQATGNSNIVVRHLDLASMYSVRELAKEFTASEDRLDILINNAGVMMCPKWLTEDGFETQLAVNHLGHFLLTNLLLGKLKSSAPSRVVNVSSIAHKGGKIQFDDLFFAKRPYNSLVSYRQSKLANVLFSRELARRLKGTRVTSYSLHPGVIRTELTRHVETWFPMLRAILSAPSVLLMKTPTQGAQTSIYCAVTPGLEHKSGSYFSDCAMTETAPEGRDDVVAKRLWKESARLVGYIEKD; encoded by the exons ATGTGGGATGAAGTTGATCCGTCTGCGCCTGTTAAGTGTGGTGCTGTCATAGCGGTCACAGTGATCT GCGTTGTTCTGTTGAGAAAATGGATTGCTGGGGGTGTGTGTCGATCTTCAGTCCAATTACGTGGCAAGACGGTGTTGGTCACCGGTGCCAACACCGGCATTGGCAAGGAAACGTGCCGTGACATGGCACGTAGAG GGGCGCGGGTGGTGATGGCATGCCGGGACCTGACACGGGCTGCGAGGGCGGCGGACGAGATTCGTCAGGCCACGGGGAACAGCAACATCGTTGTGCGGCACCTGGACCTGGCCTCTATGTACTCTGTCAGAGAGTTGGCCAAAGAGTTCACTGCCAGTGAGGATCGCCTAGATATACTCATCAACAACGCCG GTGTGATGATGTGCCCTAAGTGGCTAACAGAGGACGGCTTCGAGACACAACTGGCTGTCAATCACCTCGGACACTTTCTACTGACCAATCTCCTTCTGGGGAAGCTCAAGAGCTCCGCCCCTAGCCGTGTGGTCAATGTGTCTAGCATTGCACACAAAGGGG GTAAGATCCAGTTTGATGATCTTTTCTTTGCCAAGAGGCCGTACAACTCCCTGGTCAGTTACAGGCAGAGCAAGCTGGCCAACGTGCTATTCTCCAGAGAGCTGGCCAGAAGGTTGAAAG GTACGAGGGTGACGTCCTACAGCCTGCATCCCGGGGTGATCAGGACAGAGCTGACTCGCCACGTGGAGACCTGGTTCCCCATGCTGAGGGCCATCCTGTCAGCCCCCTCCGTGCTCCTCATGAAGACCCCCACCCAGGGTGCCCAGACCTCCATCTACTGTGCTGTCACCCCAGGACTGGAGCACAAGTCTGGCAGCTACTTCAG tgactGTGCCATGACGGAGACCGCCCCAGAGGGGAGGGATGATGTGGTGGCCAAGAGGCTTTGGAAGGAGAGTGCCCGTCTGGTGGGTTACATAGAAAAAGACTGA